The Deinococcus deserti VCD115 region ACTCGCCGTCAGCCGTGAACAGCCCGGCGGCGTGAATCCCCCCAGTCGCCGCGAACAGGGGTTGTTCGCGGCGCAGTTGAGCTGGAAGGTTGCCAATAACTTCGGCAGCAAGTGGCGGCCGTGTCCAGAGGGCTGGAGTAGCGCGTACCGCCAGTCGCTCGATGCTGCCTGTGCCGCACACACCACATGCACTGCTGGTAAAGGTATGGCGCGACAGGCTGCGCATGGCCGCAAACCCCGAGCGCAGTTCCACCCGCAGCACATTGGGCGCCTCTACACCGCCCTCCTGCCAGCGGGACAGGCTCAGTATCTCTGCAGTGTTCCGGATGGCGCCCTCGGCGTACAGGAAGCCCATGGCCAGCTCGTGGTCAGCCCCAGGAGTCCTCATGGTCACGGCCACGGTCTGTTCCTCGCCACCGTGGACCAGACGGATCTCCAGAGGTTCTTCGACCACCACCTGATCGGTGGCCGAAGTCAACTGGCCTGCCAGGTACTTCAGGACAGGACGCTCGGCTGGTGGCTCTGGCAGCACGGCCACTCAGGAATGCGGGCCGTGAGGAGCCCCAGCTTCGGAGCTGCGTTCGCGCAGACTCTTGCCAAATCCGCGCAGGACGCCCACCAGCGCGCCCAGGGCCAGACCAACGTCCGGGTCACGGGCCAGCGACACCAGCTCACCAATGCCAGCGCGTTCTCCAGCCTGCACCCGCCGGGCACCTTCCTTGATGCCGTCGGACAGGGCCCCGGTCACGCTGGTCAGGGCTTCGGGTTCCACGCTGCCCAGTACCTTGACCAGTTCCAGCAGGTTGCGCACCGCCCGCACGCTGCCGGGTTCGTTCAGAATTTCCAGGCCATGAACCGACAGGCCCTGGCCGCCCTGGACGACCCTGACCAGGGTGTGCAGGATCTTATGCTCGTGCAGTTCGCGCAGCAGTTCCAGTGCTTCGGCCAGCGCGTCGGCACTTTCAGCCGTGCTGGCCGCAACCCGGTCATGAGGCGTGGGTTGAAGCACACGAGGGTCAAATTCGACGGGCCTGGCCATCAGTCATCTCCTCCCACCATGTCTGGTGCGGTTTTCTGGGCAACCACGGCCCGGTCGGGCTGCGTGCCTGGGAACAGGTAGTCGCTGCGCAACCATTTGCGCTCGACCTCGACCCCACGCTGCGGGGTCGGCTTGCCGTAGCGGTGATTGCTGCGCGGCAGGGGATGATCGCCCATTTCCGGCAGAATCTCCATGCGCACAGCAGTGTCCTTGTAGGCTGGAGTGTGAGTACTCAGGTCGGTGTGGCTGCCGGTCAGCCGGTTGACCGCCTGATGCGCGTCCTGGGTGTTCATAGGCATGTACAACTGTTTGCCCTGAACCCGGCTGGTGACGACCACAGGCACACGAATCGCGCCGTGCCGCGACACCAGGCGCACGAACCGGCCGCTTTCGAGACCGCGCTCGGCAGCGAGTTCTGGCGAGACCTCGACAAAAGTACCGGGTACCTTGCTCGAAACCCCAGGCGACTTGAAAGTCATGTTGCCTTCGTGGAAGTGCTCCAGCATGCGCCCGTTGTTGAAGTGCAGATCGTACTCCGCAGTGGCCACCTCAAGCGGCGGAATAAACTCTGCCGGGTACAGACGCGCCTTGCCGTCCGGGAACGGAAAGCCCTCGGTGAACAGCAGAGGCGTGTCGCTGCCGTCGGGAAGAACTGGCCACTGCAGGGACTTGAAGCCTTCAAGGCGCTCGTAATTCACCCCGGCGTACAGCGGTACGAGGCTGGCGATTTCATCCATGATCTCGC contains the following coding sequences:
- the fdhD gene encoding formate dehydrogenase accessory sulfurtransferase FdhD, which gives rise to MLPEPPAERPVLKYLAGQLTSATDQVVVEEPLEIRLVHGGEEQTVAVTMRTPGADHELAMGFLYAEGAIRNTAEILSLSRWQEGGVEAPNVLRVELRSGFAAMRSLSRHTFTSSACGVCGTGSIERLAVRATPALWTRPPLAAEVIGNLPAQLRREQPLFAATGGIHAAGLFTADGECLAVREDVGRHNAVDKLIGWALAQDLLPLTDHLLAVSSRAGFEIVQKAALAGVPVVCAVSAPTSLAIEVAESFGITLAGFVRGERFNLYSVPERVNSGGRALDSPA
- a CDS encoding DUF1641 domain-containing protein, which codes for MARPVEFDPRVLQPTPHDRVAASTAESADALAEALELLRELHEHKILHTLVRVVQGGQGLSVHGLEILNEPGSVRAVRNLLELVKVLGSVEPEALTSVTGALSDGIKEGARRVQAGERAGIGELVSLARDPDVGLALGALVGVLRGFGKSLRERSSEAGAPHGPHS